The window AACGGTAAATTAGGCCGTATGGCCTGCCTCAGGTCATAAAGGCCGGTTCCGGTTTGTTGTATGTACGCATGCGTGGGCGAAGGTGTTGCCGGAAGTTGCAGTAAATCCAGACAAAGTGTCAGAACTTTTTCGTTCAGGTCCCACAAGTATTCCCATTTCTGCTGAAATACAGGCGCTAAGCGTGGTGCATAATGTTCAAAAAAAGGCGATTTGCCATAGCAGCTCTGCAGACTGCGCCAATGTTGCCGCTGCCAGGACTGCCTGTTATCAACCCTGATATCCCTCACCAAAACTTTTTTGGCTCCCCCTATCACAGGCACTGTCAGCTTCTCTACCTGGTGAGGCCCCAGAATATAGCAGCGGTTCCGGTAGCTCTGCTTGATAAAATACTCATGCGCCTCCAGCAACACCTCTCCCGGCCTGGTAAAACAGCTAAAGTATTCCAGACAGGGAAAATAATGCAGCGCCAGCAGCGGAGTTAGAGTTTCTTGAAGCATTGAGGGGTAGTAGGTATTGAGTGAGTATTGGGTAGTGGGTAATGAGTATTGAGTATTGGGTACAATGACAGAACAGGTCATTGGTTAAAAGCAGATATTCCTGATAAACCATTTTGTATGTTGCTAAATCAGCACAATACAGTTGCTTTGGTAGTTCAGCATCATTTGCCCCGATACTTATCAGGCCTGTAAAAGAAGCAGAAGCATTAAAGATTTGCAAGTACCCCTGTCGTTGTACCCTATACTATATACCATATACCCAGCACCATACCCACACACAGAATAGTCTAATCATTTGGCGTAACGGTAAAAGCTTCCGACTTTTGCAGCCTTATGTTGCTAGTAAAACTCTTTTCCCGCATGCCTTTCTGGCTGCTGTATGGCCTGTCGGATTTTCTTTCATGGCTGTTGTATGCCGTTGTTCGATACCGCCGCAAGGTAGTAGCCGATAATATCCGCCATGCCTTTCCCGATCAGACAGAAGCCTGGCGCCGCAGCACTATCCGTAAATTTTACACCAGCTTTACCGATGTGTGGCTGGAGTCACTGAAATCGCTTTCGCTTACAGATGCTGAAATGCGCGAACGGGTGTCCCTTGAGAACCCGGAGCTGCTGGCGCAGTATCAGGCGCAGGGCTTAAGTACCATTGGGCTGGCCGGTCACATTGTTAACTGGGAATGGCTGTTTTTGCGTGGCGGCATGGAATTAACAAACGTATGGGGAGTGTACCTCAAGGTGGATAATCCATTCTTCGATAAGCTGATGCTGAAGATCCGCAGCCACTATGGCAACCGATTGATTGAGAAAGGAAACCTGCTTAGGGAAATAGTGCGCACGCGCGGACAGATGCGCAGTGTGGCCATGGTAGCCGACCAGGCCCCTAAAAGAGGCAACAACTATTACTGGCAAAACTTTATGAACAGGCCTGCTCCTTTCTTTACCTCAGCCGAAAAGCTGGTACAGAAGGAAGAGCTACCCCTTTACTTTGTTGGCATTGCCCGCATCCGCAGGGGCTATTACAAATTGTGGTTCGAAGAGTTGGGTTTTCCGCCCTATCCACCCATGCCGGAGGGCACGCTTACCAGCCGCTACATCCTGGCACTAGAACGCGCCATCCGCCAGCAGCCCGAAAACTACCTCTGGTCGCACAAGCGCTGGAAGCATCAGCCACCGGTATAGAGGATTGATGACAGGATAGAGGACAGAGGTTAGAAGAAAGAAGAAAGAAGATAGACTAAGGGCAGGAAACC of the Flammeovirgaceae bacterium 311 genome contains:
- a CDS encoding lipid A biosynthesis lauroyl acyltransferase (COG1560 Lauroyl/myristoyl acyltransferase), translating into MLLVKLFSRMPFWLLYGLSDFLSWLLYAVVRYRRKVVADNIRHAFPDQTEAWRRSTIRKFYTSFTDVWLESLKSLSLTDAEMRERVSLENPELLAQYQAQGLSTIGLAGHIVNWEWLFLRGGMELTNVWGVYLKVDNPFFDKLMLKIRSHYGNRLIEKGNLLREIVRTRGQMRSVAMVADQAPKRGNNYYWQNFMNRPAPFFTSAEKLVQKEELPLYFVGIARIRRGYYKLWFEELGFPPYPPMPEGTLTSRYILALERAIRQQPENYLWSHKRWKHQPPV
- a CDS encoding WbqC-like family protein — protein: MLQETLTPLLALHYFPCLEYFSCFTRPGEVLLEAHEYFIKQSYRNRCYILGPHQVEKLTVPVIGGAKKVLVRDIRVDNRQSWQRQHWRSLQSCYGKSPFFEHYAPRLAPVFQQKWEYLWDLNEKVLTLCLDLLQLPATPSPTHAYIQQTGTGLYDLRQAIRPNLPFTARDLYSSVSYTQLFGAKFVANLSVLDVLFCEGPAAATVIRQSAKQK